CTGGCCGTCTTTCTGGCCTCACAGGGCATCATCCAGAATTTTAAGGCCTATGATTCGGCCAGGCTTATCGAGCCCATAACCATCCAGGTCCCCAAAAAGGACGTCAGCGGTCAGGAGGTCAAGGATGCTCAGGGCAACCCGGTGATGGAAGAGCAGAAGGTCGTGCTGCAGACCCTGCCCCAGGGGCCGGCGGCCTCCCAGGTGGCCATCAAGATGTTAGGGATCAACGGCGGCGGTTTTTTCAACGCCAATGCCGCCCATCCTTATGAGAACCCGACCCCTTTATCCAATTTTCTTCAGATGCTGGCCATCTTTCTCATTCCCAGCGGCCTGACTTATTATCTGGGCCGCATGGTCAAAAATCAAAAGCATGGCTGGGCCATCTGGAGCGCCATGACCATCCTCTTTCTCAGTGCCTTCCTGGTCTGCTGGTGGGCGGAATCGGCCGGCAATCCCCGTCTCCAGGCCCTTGGCCTGGACCCGGCAAGTGGAAACATGGAAGGGAAAGAGGTGCGTTTCGGGATCTTCAACTCGACCCTTTTTGCCTCCATCACCACGGCAGCCTCCTGCGGGGCGGTCAATGCCATGCATGATTCCTTTACCCCTCTCGGAGGGTTAATCCCCCTTTTCAACATCCAATTAGGCGAAGTCGTTTTCGGGGGAGTGGGTGCCGGGCTGTACGGAATGCTGATCTTCGTTATTCTGGCCGTATTCCTGACAGGCTTGATGGTCGGCCGCACACCCGAGTATCTCGGTAAAAAAATAGAACCTTACGATGTCAAAGTGTGCGTTCTGGCCTTGATGATTTTAATCTTCAGCATCCTCGGCTTCTCCGCCTGGGCACTGGTCAGTAAGTGGGGCCTGGCCGGTTTAAACAACGGCGGTCCCCATGGGTTGAGCGAGATACTCTATGCCTACTCCTCAG
The Deltaproteobacteria bacterium genome window above contains:
- the kdpA gene encoding potassium-transporting ATPase subunit KdpA, translated to MTDPYGWIQLTLYMLVLLALTKPMGLYLVQVMDVEGKTFLDPALKPLEGVLYRCLGLDPKREQNWQGYTFSLLLFSLVGLLFTYFLLRLQNLLPLNPQGFGPVPADLSFNTAVSFTTNTNWQNYGGESTLSYFSQMVGLVFHNFASAAVGLAAAAALVRGIARHSAKTIGNFWVDLIRGTLYLLLPISLVLAVFLASQGIIQNFKAYDSARLIEPITIQVPKKDVSGQEVKDAQGNPVMEEQKVVLQTLPQGPAASQVAIKMLGINGGGFFNANAAHPYENPTPLSNFLQMLAIFLIPSGLTYYLGRMVKNQKHGWAIWSAMTILFLSAFLVCWWAESAGNPRLQALGLDPASGNMEGKEVRFGIFNSTLFASITTAASCGAVNAMHDSFTPLGGLIPLFNIQLGEVVFGGVGAGLYGMLIFVILAVFLTGLMVGRTPEYLGKKIEPYDVKVCVLALMILIFSILGFSAWALVSKWGLAGLNNGGPHGLSEILYAYSSASGNNGSAFAGLSGNTSWYNTTLGLAMLFGRFIMLVPIMALSGSLAGKKLVPSSGGSFPVWGLTFTLVLVGTVVIVGALTFLPALAMGPVVEHFLMTGSKILF